In a genomic window of Infirmifilum sp. NZ:
- a CDS encoding extracellular solute-binding protein, translating into MSTPKGASKTTLAIAIILILLSGIVGFFAGRLTAPAPTTTVTPPAAAKDLFSMTWDEIVQKAKEEGEVTFYGYGADWDRIYFENISKAFEQKYGIKVKYVHGDWFSTIQKLEADKKAGKAVGDVDVALVWSVPFKQALTEDLVWNVPIAEVIPNAKNLIDPSLLYFNDLIPTGGKFIPVVWWQVVFIYNKKYVKPDQLPTLDTLLDWAKKNPGRFTYCDPNKGGSGHTFLISVIYWLYGYDKFVMRPFDQAYADRLFSSPGKNGMNLWDYLNELEKYMYQPGSYPPGNSAAMELFARGEVWLEPQWIDVVAEWMKEGRVNPDDVGVYDPDPGIAVGGFDGVFIPWNAPHKYAALVFINYLLSEEVQYRNVVERGGVYPVVKGVWEKVPQTFKDKWKYLPIEELQSKFLQRHADFMYYAMQQWATKVGGG; encoded by the coding sequence ATGAGCACCCCTAAAGGCGCTTCCAAAACAACGCTGGCCATCGCCATAATCCTCATACTGCTTTCAGGCATTGTTGGCTTCTTCGCGGGAAGGCTAACAGCGCCCGCGCCGACAACAACGGTAACGCCCCCCGCCGCTGCGAAGGACCTCTTCAGCATGACGTGGGATGAAATAGTGCAGAAGGCTAAAGAAGAGGGCGAGGTTACGTTCTACGGCTATGGCGCCGACTGGGACAGGATTTACTTCGAGAACATCTCCAAGGCCTTCGAGCAGAAGTACGGGATAAAGGTCAAGTACGTCCACGGGGACTGGTTCAGCACGATCCAGAAGCTTGAGGCCGACAAAAAGGCTGGGAAAGCTGTCGGTGACGTCGACGTAGCCCTCGTCTGGTCGGTTCCCTTCAAGCAGGCGCTAACTGAGGATCTGGTCTGGAACGTTCCAATAGCAGAGGTGATACCCAACGCCAAGAACCTCATCGACCCCTCGCTCCTCTACTTCAACGACCTCATACCCACTGGAGGAAAGTTCATCCCCGTAGTGTGGTGGCAGGTCGTCTTCATCTACAACAAGAAGTACGTCAAGCCAGACCAGCTACCCACCTTAGACACTCTCCTCGACTGGGCTAAGAAGAACCCTGGGCGCTTCACGTACTGCGACCCCAACAAGGGTGGCTCTGGCCACACGTTTTTAATCTCCGTGATCTACTGGCTCTACGGCTACGACAAGTTCGTCATGAGGCCCTTCGACCAGGCGTACGCTGACAGGCTTTTCAGCAGCCCGGGCAAAAACGGCATGAACCTATGGGACTACCTCAACGAACTTGAGAAGTACATGTACCAGCCTGGCAGCTACCCACCCGGTAACTCGGCGGCAATGGAGCTCTTCGCGAGAGGTGAGGTCTGGCTCGAGCCGCAGTGGATCGACGTGGTTGCTGAGTGGATGAAGGAGGGCCGCGTCAACCCTGACGACGTGGGGGTCTACGACCCAGATCCGGGTATAGCTGTCGGCGGCTTCGACGGAGTCTTCATACCCTGGAACGCGCCGCACAAGTACGCCGCCCTGGTGTTCATAAACTACCTGCTCAGCGAAGAAGTCCAGTACCGCAACGTCGTTGAGAGAGGCGGAGTCTACCCGGTCGTCAAAGGCGTCTGGGAGAAAGTGCCGCAGACCTTCAAGGACAAGTGGAAGTACCTCCCCATCGAGGAACTCCAGAGCAAGTTCCTGCAGAGGCACGCTGACTTCATGTACTACGCCATGCAGCAGTGGGCAACTAAAGTGGGCGGAGGATAA
- a CDS encoding ABC transporter permease has translation MNEKIIIFLFLIPILSFYILVWLYPLLLVVLQSFGIPALTTRAEGEYPTLTYYVTFFSTRYLDYLWFSFWNSLVAVLLALVIGYFTALIAFIYEFKGKRVFNMISKIPLFVPYLIAAFMWWLLLTPRGYVYDLLLHLGLINEQVKLANDPLGIGIIFANVWMHIPYVMLISIGTLKVINPELIEAARVLGANMRRTIRYVFIPLSIPGILASLQLVFISMFGGFSVAYILGASFPNYLSVRIFEDAAVLYKWSFASVGAVIYLVTSLVITYFYSKITRWGW, from the coding sequence ATGAACGAAAAAATAATTATTTTTCTATTTTTAATACCGATCCTCAGCTTCTACATCCTCGTCTGGCTGTACCCGCTACTCTTAGTAGTCTTACAGTCATTCGGTATACCCGCTCTCACGACGAGGGCCGAGGGAGAATACCCCACGCTCACGTACTATGTGACGTTCTTCTCGACGAGATACCTAGATTACTTGTGGTTTAGCTTCTGGAACAGCTTAGTGGCGGTCCTCCTAGCTCTCGTGATAGGCTACTTCACGGCGCTTATCGCGTTCATTTATGAGTTTAAAGGCAAAAGGGTCTTCAACATGATCTCCAAGATCCCTCTATTCGTGCCCTACCTCATCGCAGCCTTCATGTGGTGGTTGCTTCTGACGCCCCGTGGCTACGTCTACGACTTACTCCTTCACCTGGGTTTAATCAACGAGCAGGTTAAACTGGCCAACGACCCGCTCGGAATAGGCATAATATTCGCCAACGTCTGGATGCACATACCGTACGTGATGCTCATCTCCATAGGAACGTTAAAGGTCATAAACCCGGAGCTCATAGAGGCCGCGCGGGTCTTGGGCGCAAACATGCGGCGGACAATCCGGTACGTCTTCATACCCCTCTCCATACCCGGCATCCTTGCAAGCCTCCAGCTCGTCTTCATAAGCATGTTCGGCGGCTTTTCAGTCGCGTACATCCTCGGCGCCAGCTTCCCCAACTACCTCTCCGTGAGGATCTTCGAGGACGCTGCGGTTCTCTACAAGTGGAGCTTCGCGTCGGTCGGCGCGGTCATATACCTCGTAACCTCTCTTGTGATAACCTACTTCTACTCGAAAATCACGAGGTGGGGGTGGA
- a CDS encoding ABC transporter permease yields the protein EGMIGEKLFRALLYVIFGSLTVFFIFPLIPVTLWAFSEKWPGESLVPTEYGLKWFKLLLDSGALIGPLTLSVVIGVIVVAFSALLSLPAAYAVGTKQFKGRELVISLLMLPLIVPPVATGVGLLGYFTNIGLKSNIWAVAFAHMIGATPYMFRSLVANFEAIDPALEEAARVLGASTFKVFIHVYLPLVTPGLLSGTIFAFSWSINEYLLTALVGLPDIITIPVQIFRYVGGYYVAIGPVSALSIVLLVPSIVFLILTEKYVRTEFIAGAGIKG from the coding sequence GAAGGTATGATAGGCGAGAAGTTGTTCAGGGCACTGCTCTACGTAATATTTGGATCGCTTACAGTGTTCTTCATTTTCCCGCTTATACCTGTGACTCTCTGGGCTTTCTCGGAAAAGTGGCCGGGCGAGAGCCTTGTCCCCACGGAGTACGGCCTCAAGTGGTTTAAGCTACTTCTGGACAGCGGAGCCCTAATAGGGCCCCTGACGCTCAGCGTGGTCATCGGAGTGATCGTGGTGGCTTTCTCTGCTCTGCTATCTCTCCCAGCCGCGTACGCGGTGGGGACTAAGCAGTTTAAGGGTCGTGAGCTCGTCATATCTCTCCTAATGCTGCCCTTGATCGTCCCGCCTGTGGCGACGGGAGTCGGTCTCCTGGGCTACTTCACGAACATTGGCCTGAAGAGCAACATCTGGGCTGTGGCTTTCGCGCACATGATCGGCGCAACGCCCTACATGTTCAGGAGCCTGGTGGCGAACTTCGAGGCAATTGACCCAGCCCTCGAGGAGGCAGCAAGAGTATTGGGCGCTTCAACGTTCAAGGTGTTCATCCACGTTTACCTCCCTCTCGTGACGCCAGGACTGCTCTCGGGGACCATTTTCGCTTTCTCCTGGAGCATCAACGAGTACCTGTTGACGGCGCTGGTCGGCCTCCCGGACATCATAACTATCCCTGTCCAGATCTTCAGGTACGTGGGCGGCTACTACGTAGCTATCGGACCAGTGAGCGCGCTTTCCATAGTATTGCTTGTTCCCTCGATTGTTTTCCTGATATTGACTGAAAAGTACGTTAGGACTGAGTTTATAGCGGGTGCAGGTATTAAGGGGTGA